The proteins below are encoded in one region of Triticum aestivum cultivar Chinese Spring chromosome 1B, IWGSC CS RefSeq v2.1, whole genome shotgun sequence:
- the LOC123125483 gene encoding deubiquitinase DESI2 — protein MKEVVLHVYDVTNSDSEKTNNTILQINRIFKDRIGLGGIFHSAVQVYGEEEWSFGFCENGSGVFSCPVSKNPMYTYRERIVLGETECTIATVNRILRELSRDWPGHSYDLLSRNCNHFCDVLCDRLGVPKLPGWVNRFANAGDTAVVVAENTAVKFRQAKTEIVNASRVAYRFMAGLTSKNQASQESPGEQNRDSPTFQGTWFKNVVSAGAKPSTSGSTPSQEADDARPLQHQQSAEQPTRL, from the exons ATGAAGGAGGTGGTGCTCCACGTGTACGACGTGACCAACAGCGACTCCGAAAAGACCAACAACACCATCCTCCAGATCAACCGCATCTTCAAGGACCGCATCGGCCTCGGCGGCATCTTCCACAGCGCCGTCCAG GTCTATGGCGAGGAGGAGTGGTCGTTCGGGTTCTGCGAGAACGGCAGCGGGGTGTTCAGCTGCCCCGTGAGCAAGAACCCCATGTACACATACCGCGAGCGCATCGTCCTCGGGGAGACGGAGTGCACCATAGCCACCGTGAACAGGATCCTGCGCGAGCTCAGCCGCGACTGGCCAGGGCACTCCTACGACCTCCTCTCCAGGAACTGCAACCACTTCTGCGACGTGCTCTGCGACAGGCTCGGCGTCCCCAAGCTTCCAG GCTGGGTTAATCGTTTTGCCAATGCTGGCGATACTGCTGTGGTGGTAGCTGAGAATACAGCAGTTAAG TTCAGGCAGGCTAAAACAGAAATTGTCAATGCTAGTAGAGTAGCATATAGATTTATGGCAGGCCTGACTTCGAAAAACCAGGCTTCCCAAGAGTCTCCGGGTGAACAAAATAGAGACAGCCCTACTTTCCAAGGAACATGGTTCAAGAATGTTGTTTCAGCTGGGGCGAAGCCATCTACAAGCGGGTCAACTCCCTCGCAAGAAGCTGATGATGCACGCCCCTTGCAGCACCAACAATCGGCAGAGCAACCAACAAGGTTGTAG